The following coding sequences lie in one Fusarium poae strain DAOMC 252244 chromosome 1, whole genome shotgun sequence genomic window:
- a CDS encoding hypothetical protein (TransMembrane:1 (i7-30o)~BUSCO:102at5125), with amino-acid sequence MALLNPTFFFGCLVLLYLSSFVFLAVLRILTGVSIQRIGYLSLRRIAWTPRDGCRIEIRGLGIHVHRPTFAQPTWCSVVLSELVVTIDINELEGNKPVELDPEGSDSEVAKDKKSDAKTTARQKPQLPRRATSTVVRSETWKKLTRIKDQIKRLHSNISWLKLVDVVATNSAVNIVDVGNVQVGSFTLAVDTRRKMVDRVRFFARLADRHGKDQQAEWTASLRSVLFTAEGHESMEILDQLFINVHGHLYKSMEGLREAAVAIKMGRLHIPFDDLQTCVSRLKQRRAEVKTPGADEEPVDIFLSNIAQEIDEPGTTSEDLMRTVSDSKEFFSSILRGIKEIQFAVSFLGMSKKVQSIKPGSTPIQLNAAMKEVGIDLHRLDSKSPAHRMYFPAEAIAHEALAAALSISVGLDDGHGQPERLLYIPMATTTIKTTLLSKTVEVSRASTVDERNANIMFANSVVTSPSVDLDPRHLPVLIALFKSKPKAPKAQNDNHHLISRLLPKANYKFSMHEPVVRIKLQPLQKAEDPDDFDLIISSISSISLDVESSHSVMAEMHYSLDGSFRLQSHDLYYQTNHGERFNLVTTESLDMKLNLGARPDVYVDVSGNLQSCSISMVRPEITDGLRQIVQELRIDVEAEKGPVSRSKGGQNFLRSMPNWLLRAQFNAADFNVEIAGIDEEISDDTRGVFLHWDTVSTEYRAHRLDGLQRRTSRRRANSRSINQSDSDWTPPQNSPRIKKKSQNTGDGRKLTLFASGIEAQIMDAVDTLEPEAFLSVPRLELSLGASSDASGPTFNIQVGVRTIRAKYSLYRHYAVGVAVMTLRKAFMRTGRDAPRPKQQGSYVDLVPGANRLAPPGTPDLDPGLTTITPELVTLDFKAALVQLKADMPHDPAMMLHMYGLELGRQRWSTPYISAKLVRLYTEPPRMRNVWARLLSIKAGRLDFRESRRKTPTGSVIDEKMVDIVTEAVRIAVPHEVILSRVTDNFTNVIKAVQQLHHRFRTGTNEYILEKKPEGPKSVPKVSIRTRNFLFELEDGGFEWKLGMIYRTGLIEQTQRIARENAFKVKLKKVREDEIRKGTSKFRSRSTFPRGRPEMAESPGSRSRSVDDLEARDVRSNTQHGRIPRYNPNTDSLHLNGVSKVTEHYARSHLDMFNAQSWKKRIDRAYQISQDSMKESRGQFWGPNQVPEDVEEAENLLEVPPRPALMAAVISDLHFMIDKPTFPMKDLPDFLHKIGKGMPKDMQYSLLVPMHVSIAMGEAKVTLRDYPLPLVHIPPMKYGQSAKIQAVSVKANFVIAEEFRGIESTRRVRVNVVPPRNSLPGSSNEGSFAIEVRRTIGPVKSYSDVYMDVNSALPTRITWGPCYQPAIQDMMMVIESFTKPQFDPSERVGFWDKLRLNFHSRIHASWKGDGDVHLALKGTRNPYAMTGNGAGFLMCWRNDIRWNINADDDPKGFISVESGEYILAVPDYSHEVREQARRQYDFDSYLPEDNYKSEASFKKVVMKLSGKVKVMAGLIFERAIEDGVRSFEFRPHYDIVLKNPHFAKPDASGLPYDALRGFRSRHIHLSIAIHAPADRDWLSDNPEPSRSYNTIHLTPRFFTHFFNWWGLFGQPLSLPIRQGSLFPGREKNSKKFGRHLATVKYNILLAPLFLSHIYKHKDVEDHSENAVSATGLKVRFDSFSLDLHQRREEFNTLGKGKHGDNASKTSGIKIHAAQLDLVSADVRAVSASLKGTTTEAIKKGSMATMVRESDEKPDLSRFTIPDNDFSWIDMDDFVEIDWITPTEPHPDTKILPLAYAPRLTYFRQTDIGGVIAGDPTRTSPFGNEPTHFCVMRHDDDPRRIQGSLIQDRLEQLAMQMENHDRDMGEAELRVIRTDGQDRVLVEEFKAFQRHTEVLQEKKEFLESMLNQAKIRAPSSTHRASGEGRRQSVESAIPFQDETMEIPATSEFESEFSNRFVIHNLQLKWNNTLRNIVLRYLHQNSQRRGFTYYLSRPAIKFILDIVEEQNKAKSQTKPGKAKSTHSRQDGRRGSRASSMKGDEDPIDLEERIKRILNDGRKFTSATWSTNPDGAVEGSIEDLVGGIADEFTPQSSYHIRIIAPQIQLQSDKNKKNVVLATAKGMELKVMEVMEKERISDNVSGLVQRRFLVNMDSVQFFVTHRKWFQTSPVSMYVGSKYGAPSGSSFPPWVPIEVVFDFQADPFGFKRVVQKTSAMVRYDKYNTLRLKYNDEVNTDGNEGSSEDNAETRMDNLWVEFPTARALCNSSQYYALYVIVLDLLMYNEPMEKTRNERLEKIILASDFSDLSGTPAMVQKLQQRIRQMEEIKDHFQIYAKYLDKKGWEDRLRLENDLAACEDELFFMMKAITSSQRKFDVNSDDSTGLLKWNITIRDIVWHLMQDSNEPLVELQLKDLEYDRTDNSDGSHVNLIRVGKVLGLNLLPDATYPEMIAPYIDPERPYQQDGEHKEMIRVYWHMLEAIAGIPVMDRFEVNLFPIKVQLEHEVGKRLFEYIFPGINGEKSAGAKNDSPFMLKQVTADGEDDEEYDDENGGATPSYSGRHSSSSSFSTGSGSLELRLRPTLTSNTKAEAPPGKGLRVNTGNEGHSFRLFRAPGTSKTILKKASHESLRSNMGPRVGLTRASTSRSSREDRESRENDKRSRFGLGKRHNNDKPPSDDLTKMMTRASHFMTFASIKMPSVVLCLSYRGKDNRNIEDVHDFVFRMPSIEWENKTWSNLDLALALKKAVVKALISHTGALIGNKFSKHRPNAEQRDKLRVLANSSVLIAPSSSGGSQHHPGSINDSDDSSMYGVSPVDFSRSPPRSIRAPSTHGSVRPGSAMRRRSRSSSVKSRLSHRNGGAAPAPLAHHGPHVPAFLMMTPPTPIDDPRGDRQHHFGPELLRPSTASPQMQGTTSSNSYASSTHSTSPQSSIPVPAGQHPRPGFKRIPTGIERPTSSMSNHDSSGSGVRRKNGASNLKDKLSAFTHRIGNRESSQSQQEDDSETVDESQSPTPSGPKSRSRRSSSHTGSRLGWTPNRMKTG; translated from the coding sequence ATGGCTCTCCTTAACccaaccttcttcttcggcTGCCTAGTCCTCCTGTACCTGTCGTCCTTCGTCTTCCTCGCCGTCCTCCGAATCCTTACTGGTGTATCGATCCAACGAATAGGCTACCTGTCCTTGCGCCGAATAGCATGGACACCACGAGATGGATGCAGAATAGAAATCAGGGGCCTTGGCATCCACGTCCACCGCCCAACATTTGCCCAGCCAACATGGTGCAGCGTTGTCTTGAGTGAACTCGTCGTAACGATAGATATCAATGAGCTGGAAGGAAATAAGCCCGTTGAATTGGATCCCGAGGGCAGTGATTCCGAAGTCGCGAAAGATAAGAAATCCGATGCCAAAACCACAGCCCGACAAAAACCACAATTGCCACGACGAGCGACGAGCACAGTGGTTCGAAGCGAGACATGGAAGAAGCTTACACGCATAAAAGATCAGATCAAGCGGCTTCATAGCAACATAAGCTGGCTAAAGCTCGTCGATGTGGTCGCGACTAACTCAGCTGTCAACATTGTCGATGTTGGCAATGTCCAAGTTGGAAGCTTCACCCTCGCGGTCGATACACGCCGCAAGATGGTCGACCGCGTACGCTTCTTTGCTCGATTGGCCGATCGCCATGGCAAAGACCAACAAGCGGAATGGACTGCTTCGTTACGTAGCGTACTTTTCACGGCTGAAGGCCATGAATCTATGGAAATTCTCGATCAGCTTTTCATCAATGTCCACGGGCATTTGTACAAGTCCATGGAGGGTCTGCGTGAAGCTGCTGTGGCTATCAAGATGGGACGATTGCACATCCCATTTGACGACTTACAAACATGCGTGAGCCGGCTAAAGCAACGCCGGGCTGAGGTCAAGACACCTGGCGCTGATGAGGAACCCGTTGATATATTCTTGAGCAACATTGCCCAGGAAATCGACGAGCCAGGAACAACAAGCGAAGACTTAATGAGGACGGTTTCCGACTCTAAAGAGTTTTTCAGTTCCATTCTAAGAGGCATCAAGGAGATTCAGTTCGCAGTGAGTTTCTTGGGCATGAGCAAAAAGGTCCAGTCTATCAAGCCTGGGTCAACGCCGATCCAATTGAACGCCGCGATGAAGGAGGTTGGCATAGATCTGCACAGATTGGATTCAAAGTCGCCAGCTCACAGGATGTATTTTCCCGCCGAAGCTATTGCACACGAGGCCCTTGCTGCTGCTTTATCTATATCAGTTGGCTTGGACGACGGCCACGGCCAACCCGAACGCCTTCTCTATATCCCCATGGCTACAACAACGATAAAGACGACACTGCTCTCCAAGACAGTTGAGGTTTCGCGGGCCAGCACAGTGGACGAAAGAAATGCCAACATTATGTTTGCTAACTCTGTAGTCACCTCTCCTTCGGTAGATTTGGATCCCCGTCATCTGCCAGTGCTAATTGCCCTCTTCAAATCGAAACCGAAGGCACCGAAAGCGCAGAATGATAACCACCATCTTATTTCCCGCCTTCTTCCGAAAGCCAATTACAAATTTTCCATGCACGAGCCTGTTGTTCGTATAAAGCTCCAGCCTCTGCAAAAAGCAGAGGACCCGGACGATTTCGATCTTATAATTTCATCAATCTCCTCGATTTCGCTCGATGTGGAGTCTTCTCATAGTGTCATGGCCGAAATGCACTATTCTCTTGATGGTTCATTCCGACTTCAGTCACACGATCTCTACTACCAAACCAATCATGGCGAACGGTTCAACCTTGTTACAACAGAGTCACTCGATATGAAGCTCAATCTCGGTGCTCGACCGGATGTCTATGTCGATGTGTCTGGCAATCTTCAGTCCTGCTCCATCAGTATGGTGAGACCCGAGATTACTGACGGTCTTCGCCAGATCGTCCAGGAGTTGCGTATCGACGTGGAAGCAGAAAAAGGTCCCGTTTCTCGATCCAAGGGCGGTCAAAACTTCCTGCGGTCTATGCCCAACTGGCTATTGAGGGCCCAGTTCAATGCGGCCGATTTCAACGTGGAGATCGCAGGAATCGACGAGGAGATATCTGACGATACCCGTGGAGTCTTTTTACACTGGGACACGGTTTCAACCGAATATCGAGCTCATCGTCTTGATGGACTTCAACGACGGACTTCTAGAAGACGGGCCAACAGTCGTTCCATCAACCAATCCGATTCGGACTGGACTCCTCCTCAAAATTCTCCCCGAATCAAGAAAAAATCACAAAATACTGGTGATGGGAGGAAGCTCACCCTCTTTGCTAGCGGCATTGAAGCACAGATCATGGACGCTGTTGATACACTTGAGCCCGAGGCCTTTCTTAGCGTACCGAGACTTGAGCTTTCGCTCGGCGCGTCAAGCGATGCAAGTGGCCCAACGTTTAACATTCAAGTGGGCGTTCGTACCATTCGCGCCAAGTATTCGCTCTACCGGCACTACGCTGTTGGTGTTGCTGTCATGACACTACGAAAAGCATTCATGCGAACGGGTCGCGATGCTCCACGGCCAAAGCAGCAGGGAAGCTATGTCGATCTGGTCCCTGGTGCGAACCGACTGGCTCCTCCTGGAACTCCGGATCTAGATCCCGGACTGACAACTATTACCCCTGAATTAGTCACTCTTGACTTCAAAGCAGCCCTCGTGCAACTCAAAGCTGATATGCCTCATGACCCAGCCATGATGCTACACATGTATGGCCTGGAGCTCGGCCGGCAGAGATGGTCTACTCCATACATTTCGGCCAAACTTGTGCGGCTGTACACAGAGCCACCACGCATGCGTAATGTCTGGGCTCGTTTACTCAGCATCAAGGCAGGGCGTCTTGACTTTAGAGAGTCTCGCCGAAAGACACCTACCGGAAGTGTCATTGACGAGAAGATGGTTGACATAGTGACTGAAGCTGTACGCATTGCTGTACCGCACGAGGTCATCTTGAGTCGTGTAACCGATAATTTCACTAATGTGATCAAAGCAGTGCAGCAGCTCCACCATCGTTTCAGAACAGGTACTAACGAGTACATCCTCGAGAAGAAACCGGAGGGGCCAAAGTCGGTTCCCAAAGTATCTATTCGTACCCGCAACTTTCTGTTCGAGCTTGAAGATGGTGGCTTCGAATGGAAACTGGGCATGATTTATCGCACTGGTCTTATTGAACAAACGCAACGAATTGCTCGTGAAAACGCCTTCAAAGTCAAACTTAAGAAAGTGCGCGAAGATGAAATCCGTAAGGGAACAAGCAAGTTCCGCTCGCGATCGACCTTCCCACGAGGCCGACCTGAGATGGCCGAGTCTCCAggcagcagaagcagaagtgTGGATGATCTTGAGGCAAGAGACGTACGGTCAAACACTCAGCATGGAAGAATTCCCAGATACAACCCCAACACTGACTCCCTTCACCTCAATGGTGTTTCCAAAGTTACTGAGCACTATGCCCGGAGTCATCTTGATATGTTCAATGCTCAAAGTTGGAAGAAACGAATCGACCGTGCTTATCAGATTTCTCAAGATAGCATGAAGGAGTCTCGCGGCCAGTTCTGGGGGCCTAACCAAGTGCCAGAAGACGTTGAAGAGGCTGAGAATCTGCTGGAAGTACCACCGAGACCAGCTCTAATGGCTGCTGTTATTAGTGACCTGCACTTCATGATCGACAAACCTACCTTCCCCATGAAAGACTTGCCAGACTTCCTCCACAAAATTGGCAAAGGCATGCCAAAGGATATGCAGTATAGTCTACTGGTTCCGATGCATGTCAGCATTGCCATGGGAGAGGCCAAGGTGACGCTGCGAGACTACCCATTGCCGCTTGTACACATCCCTCCAATGAAATACGGGCAGTCAGCGAAAATCCAGGCTGTGTCTGTCAAGGCAAACTTTGTCATTGCTGAAGAGTTCAGAGGTATCGAGTCGACCCGCCGTGTTAGAGTTAACGTTGTGCCTCCAAGAAATTCTTTGCCGGGGTCTTCCAATGAAGGCAGTTTCGCGATCGAAGTCAGACGTACTATTGGACCTGTTAAGTCATACTCCGATGTGTACATGGACGTCAACAGTGCTTTGCCCACACGCATCACATGGGGTCCTTGTTATCAACCCGCTATccaagacatgatgatggtcATTGAATCGTTTACAAAACCTCAATTTGATCCATCTGAACGTGTTGGTTTCTGGGATAAGCTTCGACTCAACTTCCACTCTAGGATACACGCATCTTGGAAGGGCGATGGAGACGTGCATCTTGCCCTCAAGGGTACACGCAATCCATATGCAATGACTGGCAATGGAGCCGGCTTTCTCATGTGCTGGCGCAACGATATCCGATGGAACATCAACGCAGACGATGACCCGAAGGGTTTCATCTCAGTCGAAAGTGGTGAATACATTCTTGCAGTACCTGACTATAGCCATGAGGTTCGGGAGCAAGCTCGGCGACAATATGATTTCGACAGCTATCTACCTGAAGACAACTACAAGTCTGAGGCAAGTTTCAAGAAGGTTGTTATGAAATTGTCTGGCAAAGTCAAAGTTATGGCTGGCCTTATCTTTGAGCGTGCTATTGAAGATGGCGTCCGAAGCTTTGAGTTTCGGCCTCATTACGACATTGTTCTCAAGAATCCACATTTCGCCAAACCTGATGCAAGCGGTCTTCCCTATGATGCGCTGCGTGGTTTCAGGAGTCGACACATCCATCTTTCTATTGCCATTCATGCACCAGCCGATCGCGATTGGCTTTCTGATAACCCGGAACCTTCCCGAAGCTACAATACAATTCACCTTACCCCGAGATTCTTCACCCACTTTTTCAACTGGTGGGGTTTGTTTGGACAGCCACTCTCATTGCCAATCCGTCAGGGTAGTCTCTTTCCAGGCCGTGAGAAGAACAGCAAGAAATTTGGTCGGCATTTGGCCACTGTTAAGTACAATATCTTGCTTGCGCCGCTATTTCTTAGCCATATATACAAGCACAAGGACGTTGAAGACCATTCGGAAAATGCAGTTTCTGCGACCGGTCTAAAGGTTCGATTTGATAGCTTCTCGCTCGACCTCCATCAGCGCCGAGAGGAGTTCAACACCCTCGGTAAAGGTAAACACGGTGACAATGCGAGCAAAACTTCAGGTATCAAAATCCATGCTGCTCAGCTTGACCTTGTTAGTGCCGACGTCCGGGCAGTGTCAGCAAGCTTGAAGGGTACCACCACGGAGGCTATCAAGAAGGGATCCATGGCGACCATGGTTCGCGAAAGTGATGAGAAACCCGATTTATCGCGCTTTACCATCCCTGACAATGACTTCAGTTGGATTGACATGGATGATTTTGTCGAGATCGATTGGATAACGCCGACTGAACCTCATCCCGACACCAAGATCTTGCCGCTTGCCTACGCTCCTCGCCTGACATACTTCCGACAAACAGATATTGGTGGAGTCATTGCCGGTGACCCAACGCGTACCAGTCCCTTCGGAAACGAACCCACACATTTCTGCGTAATGAGACATGACGATGATCCACGCCGAATCCAGGGTTCTCTTATCCAAGACCGTCTTGAACAGTTGGCCATGCAAATGGAAAATCACGACCGCGATATGGGCGAAGCAGAGCTGAGGGTTATCAGAACTGATGGACAAGACCGTGTTCTTGTGGAAGAGTTCAAGGCTTTTCAGAGACACACGGAAGTATtgcaagagaagaaggagtttCTGGAGTCCATGCTTAATCAAGCCAAAATTCGAGCCCCTTCCAGCACTCACAGAGCTAGTGGTGAGGGACGCAGGCAATCCGTCGAGTCCGCAATCCCTTTTCAAGATGAGACCATGGAAATTCCAGCGACGAGCGAGTTCGAAAGCGAGTTCAGCAACCGGTTCGTCATCCACAACTTGCAACTCAAGTGGAACAATACTCTACGAAACATTGTACTTCGCTATCTTCACCAAAACAGCCAGAGACGTGGTTTCACATACTATCTCTCTCGGCCCGCTATCAAGTTCATTCTAGATATTGTTGAGGAGCAGAACAAAGCCAAATCGCAAACTAAGCCAGGCAAGGCTAAGTCTACGCACAGCCGTCAAGATGGCAGAAGAGGCTCTCGCGCATCCAGTATGAAGGGTGATGAGGACCCTATCGATCTTGAGGAGCGTATCAAGCGCATCCTTAACGATGGAAGAAAATTCACGTCGGCAACATGGAGTACTAATCCAGACGGCGCTGTAGAGGGATCTATTGAAGACTTGGTAGGTGGCATTGCTGACGAGTTCACTCCTCAGAGCAGCTACCACATTCGCATTATTGCACCGCAGATTCAACTCCAAAgtgacaagaacaagaagaatgtGGTTCTGGCGACTGCCAAGGGGATGGAGTTAAAGGTGATGGAAGTCATGGAGAAGGAGAGAATATCTGATAACGTCAGTGGTCTCGTCCAACGCCGATTCTTGGTCAACATGGACAGTGTCCAGTTCTTTGTCACACATCGCAAGTGGTTCCAAACCAGCCCTGTTTCGATGTATGTGGGAAGCAAATACGGTGCGCCGAGCGGTTCGTCTTTCCCACCATGGGTTCCTATCGAAGTCGTGTTCGACTTCCAGGCGGATCCCTTTGGTTTCAAGCGCGTTGTACAGAAAACCTCGGCCATGGTTCGATATGACAAGTACAATACTCTGCGTCTGAAGTACAACGACGAGGTCAACACCGATGGCAATGAAGGTTCTTCTGAAGACAACGCGGAGACCCGCATGGACAATCTTTGGGTCGAATTCCCAACGGCCAGAGCCCTCTGCAACTCATCGCAGTACTACGCTCTGTACGTCATCGTGTTGGATCTTCTCATGTACAACGAGCCCATGGAGAAGACACGAAATGAGCGCCTGGAAAAGATTATCCTCGCGTCTGATTTTAGCGACTTGAGCGGCACTCCTGCCATGGTTCAGAAACTACAACAACGTATCCGGCAGAtggaagagatcaaggacCATTTCCAGATCTATGCAAAGTATCTTGACAAGAAGGGCTGGGAAGATCGGTTGCGACTTGAAAACGATCTTGCGGCTTGCGAGGACGAGTTGTTTTTCATGATGAAAGCCATCACCTCCTCTCAGAGAAAGTTTGACGTCAACTCGGATGATAGCACCGGTTTACTTAAGTGGAACATCACGATACGAGACATTGTTTGGCACCTTATGCAAGACTCGAATGAGCCTTTGGTAGAGTTACAACTCAAAGATCTTGAGTATGATCGAACGGACAACTCCGATGGTTCCCATGTCAACCTTATTCGAGTCGGAAAGGTTCTTGGTCTGAACTTGTTGCCTGATGCCACATACCCTGAGATGATAGCACCGTATATCGACCCCGAAAGACCATACCAGCAGGACGGTGAGCACAAGGAGATGATTCGGGTTTACTGGCACATGCTGGAGGCCATTGCAGGCATTCCCGTGATGGATCGATTCGAAGTCAACCTGTTCCCCATCAAAGTGCAACTTGAGCATGAGGTCGGAAAGCGCCTTTTCGAGTATATTTTCCCTGGTATCAATGGAGAGAAGTCAGCTGGTGCCAAGAACGACTCGCCATTCATGTTAAAGCAGGTCACGGCCGATGGAGAGGACGATGAAGAATATGACGACGAAAACGGTGGCGCAACACCTTCCTACTCGGGTAGACattcatcttcgtcatcctTTTCAACTGGTTCGGGTTCTCTTGAACTCCGATTGCGACCTACCTTGACATCAAACACCAAAGCTGAAGCACCCCCAGGCAAGGGTCTGCGTGTCAACACAGGCAACGAAGGCCATTCCTTCCGTCTTTTCCGTGCTCCTGGAACATCCAAGACTATTCTCAAGAAAGCGTCCCATGAGTCACTCCGCTCTAATATGGGCCCGCGAGTTGGTTTGACGCGTGCATCAACAAGCCGTTCTTCTCGAGAAGACCGGGAATCAAGAGAAAATGACAAGAGGTCGAGATTTGGACTTGGAAAGCGACACAACAATGACAAACCGCCTTCGGATGATCTCACCAAGATGATGACACGTGCAAGCCATTTCATGACCTTTGCTTCTATCAAGATGCCGTCGGTTGTTCTTTGCCTGAGTTACCGGGGTAAAGATAATCGCAACATTGAGGATGTGCACGATTTTGTCTTCAGGATGCCAAGCATTGAGTGGGAGAACAAGACATGGTCCAACTTGGATCTGGCCTTGGCTCTCAAGAAGGCAGTAGTCAAAGCGTTGATTTCTCACACGGGTGCTCTTATTGGCAACAAGTTCTCGAAACATCGACCCAATGCGGAACAACGAGACAAGCTGCGAGTGTTGGCTAACAGCTCAGTCCTCATCGCACCATCGTCTTCGGGCGGTTCCCAGCACCACCCTGGTAGTATAAACGACAGTGACGATTCCAGCATGTATGGCGTATCTCCTGTCGACTTCTCTCGATCCCCTCCTCGCAGTATTCGAGCACCAAGCACGCACGGCAGTGTACGTCCAGGGTCAGCGATGCGACGCCGCAGTCGAAGTTCAAGCGTAAAGAGCCGATTATCACATCGAAACGGTGGCGCAGCTCCAGCCCCTCTTGCTCACCATGGTCCCCATGTTCCAGctttcttgatgatgacgCCCCCAACACCTATTGACGATCCTCGTGGTGACCGACAACACCACTTTGGCCCCGAACTTTTACGGCCAAGTACAGCAAGCCCACAAATGCAAGGCACAACCTCGAGCAACTCTTATGCTAGCAGCACTCACAGCACTAGCCCCCAGAGCAGCATTCCGGTACCCGCCGGGCAACACCCCAGGCCTGGGTTTAAAAGAATCCCGACTGGGATAGAACGCCCTACTTCAAGTATGAGCAATCATGATTCCAGTGGATCTGGTGTACGCCGGAAGAACGGCGCAAGCAATCTAAAGGACAAGCTTAGTGCGTTCACACACCGTATCGGCAATCGAGAGAGTAGTCAGTCACAGCAAGAAGATGATTCGGAGACAGTTGATGAATCACAATCCCCTACACCTTCGGGTCCAAAAAGTAGATCGAGGCGATCATCAAGTCATACAGGATCACGACTTGGCTGGACACCCAATAGGATGAAGACAggttga
- a CDS encoding hypothetical protein (TransMembrane:1 (o18-35i)): MAAIAKPALVKPAAYPKALPVVVAVGSFAIIASYVSSQLATTSAKFDRSFAKYNTIESEANRARTFDGAIENPRTSLFNILGRRQ; encoded by the exons ATGGCCGCTATCGCTAAACCTGCTCTCGTCAAGCCTGCTGCCTACCCCAA GGCCCTCCCTGTTGTCGTAGCTGTCGGCAGCTTCGCTATTATCGCCAGCTACGTGAGCTCCCAGCTCGCCACCACATCAGCCAAGTTCGACCGCTCCTTTGCAAAGTACAACACAATCGAGAGCGAGGCCAACCGAGCAAGAACTTTTGACGGTGCCATCGAGAACCCCAGGACAAGTCTCTTCAACATCCTCGGTCGTCGACAGTAG
- a CDS encoding hypothetical protein (TransMembrane:12 (i84-100o139-158i170-193o199-217i224-244o264-285i346-367o387-404i411-431o443-464i476-494o506-527i)), with amino-acid sequence MGPSNEVIPTDARPIPLPELPEFATETGTENSSPDLESFSNGLSHSLWLPQTHASDSTTRRVYRGFADEKEATFFSCCRQYPKAVGWSLLLFLTVVMEAYDKSLVTGLFAFPAFRAKYGKPTGGSDDRTYEISPSWQMGLQNAAIVCEIIGLLAHGYITDLIGYRKMMLVSLFWMCIAVFPAFFADSIGVLLTSQALSGLSWGVIEILAATYAAEVVPNALRPFVLSSINMCWLVGQVIGTGILRSLVYETSQWSYRLPFALQWAWAIPLLFGVWFAPDSPWWLIRHERTEDAKRALARLCNKNHTDIEDTISLMKHTNKMEKDYNYGGASYKDLFKGVNRRRTEIACLAWCSQALSGWSLTSYAPYFFEQAGFSASISFNLSTTCYGVGIAGGIISWILLPFVGRRKLYLYGLITPICLLTAGGIVWAVLSDRTGANWTLGGLIIATTFVYDMTIGPVCYIVVAEIPSTRLRVKTVALARVTYNLCLIFNNIIMPKMLNPSAWDIGGASCFLYAGTSFFCLIWCYFRLPETRNLTFLELDILFERKAPTPKFKELQDRLEDSAYLSMTRTERLTNWHGWLAYS; translated from the exons ATGGGCCCTTCAAACGAAGTTATCCCTACAGATGCTCGCCCCATACCTCTACCAGAATTACCTGAGTTTGCAACCGAAACAGGAACAGAAAACAGTTCACCTGATCTCGAATCTTTCTCCAATGGTCTCTCTCACTCGCTGTGGCTGCCCCAAACTCACGCCTCCGATTCAACTACGAGACGAGTTTATCGTGGGTTTGCCGACGAAAAGGAAGCCACCTTCTTTTCCTGTTGTCGCCAGTATCCAAAGGCCGTGGGCTGGTCGTTATTGCTCTTCCTGACTGTTGTAATGGA AGCCTATGACAAGTCCCTGGTAACCGGTCTCTTTGCTTTTCCTGCATTTAGAGCAAAATACGGCAAGCCCACAGGAGGCTCAGATGACCGAACCTACGAAATCTCACCTTCGTGGCAGATGGGCTTACAAAACGCTGCCATTGTCTGCGAGATTATAGGTCTCTTGGCGCACGGCTACATCACCGATCTTATCGGATATAGAAAGATGATGCTTGTCAGTTTGTTCTGGATGTGCATCGCTGTATTCCCCGCATTCTTTGCCGATAGCATCGGCGTCTTGTTGACATCACAAGCTCTATCCG GGCTGTCATGGGGTGTCATCGAAATTTTAGCTGCCACATATGCAGCTGAAGTCGTTCCAAATGCTCTGCGTCCTTTTGTTCTAAGCAGCATCAACATGTGCTGGCTTGTAGGACAGGTGATCGGCACAGGGATTCTTCGTTCGCTTGTTTATGAGACTTCACAATGGTCCTATCGCCTTCCCTTTGCACTTCAATGGGCATGGGCGATACCGTTGTTATTCGGCGTGTGGTTCGCACCCGACAGCCCAT GGTGGCTTATTCGCCATGAACGAACCGAAGACGCAAAGAGGGCTCTCGCACGGCTTTGTAACAAGAACCATACCGACATCGAAGACACCATCTCATTGATGAAACACACcaacaagatggagaaggaCTATAACTATGGAGGAGCCAGTTATAAGGATCTCTTCAAAGGAGTCAACCGACGAAGGACTGAGATTGCATGTCTCGCATGGTGCTCTCAGGCTCTCAGTGGTTGGTCGCTTACATCGTACGCGCCATATTTCTTCGAACAAGCTGGCTTCAGCGCATCCATCTCTTTCAACCTCTCAACAACCTGCTATGGAGTCGGTATCGCAGGCGGTATCATCTCCTGGATTCTGCTGCCCTTTGTAGGGCGTCGAAAACTTTACCTTTACGGACTCATCACCCCAATTTGTCTTTTGACCGCTGGCGGCATCGTTTGGGCGGTACTGAGCGACCGAACCGGCGCCAATTGGACCTTGGGCGGATTAATTATCGCCACGACATTTGTTTACGACATGACTATTGGCCCCGTCTGCTATATTGTGGTCGCCGAGATTCCTTCCACTCGATTACGAGTCAAGACTGTTGCTCTAGCAAGAGTGACATACAACCTTTGCCTAATATTTAACAACATCATTATGCCCAAGATGCTGAACCCATCCGCCTGGGACATCGGCGGCGCCTCATGTTTCTTATATGCCGGAACGAGTTTTTTCTGCTTAATATGGTGTTACTTTAGACTTCCCGAGACGAGGAATCTAACATTTTTGGAGCTCGATATCTTATTCGAGAGAAAGGCACCCACGCCAAAGTTCAAAGAGCTGCAGGATAGGCTTGAGGATAGTGCGTACCTCTCCATGACGAGGACGGAGCGATTGACGAATTGGCATGGCTGGCTAGCTTATTCATAA